A window of Quercus robur chromosome 12, dhQueRobu3.1, whole genome shotgun sequence genomic DNA:
TCTTTTCTAATGTTATAGGAGTTGAGTGTATTTGCTGTAACAGAAGTGGGGTCTTACCCTGTCACTGATATTTGTGTGTTTCCAGGGAGCTTTACGTTATTCCTTTGGTTATTGTAAATCTAGTCTCTATAGAGTGATGTACAGAGAGTGCAGGGTTATTAAAGATCTATGTGCAAggttaataatatatatcttacccataaagaaaaaaaggaaaagaaaaaagaagaagtaaagaaTACTAATGCACTAACAAACCATGTAAATCTGCGTTTACATTACAATGTTTGAAAACTCAAcaatacaaatttaaataaaaggaATGTGCAAAGCTAATAATCAATATGTCTACTTGCAAGTTAGCAAAATTAATAGTATTGTTACATGAATGACTCAATGAAATAATCAAGCAGTTTCTGAGTAGAACACAAAGCCAAAtgtaaattttgtaagaaagtgAAAGAGAAGCACTAACTAGTTAAGAAGTGCTCTCAATTTTCctgttaattttctttttcactcttgGTTATCTTgcctaattaaaatttaaacacaaaTCATCCATTTGAATGCTTAGACCTTAGAATTGTATCTTTCAATTTCTGTAATTTATGTGTGTATCAACTCTCTGGACTAAGCACTAGACATAACTAGTTGCATTACAAATGTTCTCAACAGCATTTGCCTAAGGGTCTTGCTCTCTTTGTTTCATATGAACAAATTTCcaagaaataaaataagcatATAATGGTATGAAGAAATGAATATGAAAAAACTCAATTTACCTTGTGAAATTCACAAGAAAACCATGTCATTGAGTAATCTAAGCACCACCATCACAAAAAGCAGTTCGCTTTCCCTTATTTAGCCATCTGGAAATGCCACTGATAGATTCAACATTGTCAATATGAAAATTACGGGATATATCAAaacattttgttattttgatatGCAatctctttaatcttttttttgtgtgtgtgtgtgtgtggataaaTCAACTGAAAAGTCTATAGCCTATTAGCTCAGACACCAGAAACAACCTGTGATGCTATTCCCAAAACAAGGAAAATAGCAAGCCAAAATGCAACACAAAAGCTCTTAAACTCTAAAGCTAGAAAACAACTactcaaaacaaaattcaaacctTGACTTTGAAATGTGCAGTAGCAACAGAATTACAACcggctattttctttttcaacatACTCAAGGAATCAACCAAATTGACTGACTCTCTACATCTATAAATAATAGTGTTGAGTAATTAAAATGATGTACACCAAAGAAAAGATATGAAATAGAAACAAAGCAATAGCAACTCCTCCTTAGGAGTTAAGACATAGtagaaaaaatgttatattttttataaaaagcctTCCACCTTAAATACAAAGGTGTGGCCTTCTCCTTtgctaacaattaaaaaaaaaaaaaaaaaaaaccaaatttcagCACCACACtaacaaaaacccaaaccccctaatcattgaacacaaagccacAACAAGTTTAGAAAAACCGAATCCCTATGAAGCATTTTAACAAGCACTTTATGTGCCACTTGAAAAGAAATAACCAAATTAGTACCTCTTCAGCATAGAAGTACTGCCAACGTTGTGGTACAATGAAATTTAAGAGCGAAATTccaaaaaattctcaaaaaccaaccaagaaattagggttttattcTATCCTTaccttaaaaatcaaaagatttgaTCCTTTAAGAAACCTTCAGCGGTTGGTAAATGGGGATGCCGACGAGATGACGGTGAAATTGATGGACATAACATAAGGAACCCATTTGAGAAGAAGGAATCTGGGTTTTTTAAGAGAATGCCAGAGAGGGAGGATGGGAGAGAGGATGGGGAAGAGGACccactgtttttctttttggcttttatatgtttacttgGTCTACCGGTAGTAGGTTTCCACTAAACTTAAATTAATGGTTAAGATTTGTGGATTTTCGTTGCTAAATAACTGTAATATGCTAAGTATTTCGTTAGTTGTCCTGTTACGAAACAATTTGTAataatagcatctcgagtttcttaaactcgagATTCAATTTAAAAATCGAGCTTTTAAGACtcgtttttgttgtttttcagTTGCTGACATGGCGAAAGTTTCCACTTGGATAGCGAGtttataaaactcgattttggaaatcgagttttataaactcgcttttggaaatcgagttttataaaCTCGCTTTCGCTTTAACGCTTTTTTCCCTTCCCACTTAAAACAATCTACAGAGACCCGTTCAAAATCTCTCAATCTCAGACACcgctctctcaaactctctcaaactctctcaaactctTCCCCTCActgtgaaaatttcaaaatcaactcACTCTCAGACACTCCGCTCTGTCAAACTCGCCGTGCCGAAGGTGGTTCTCCCATTGAGACTCAGCCACCGAAACTGAGTTCTGCTCCCATTGACAGTGAGGCACTCAAAGTCAGTACTGCTCCCATTGAACCACCGTGCGCCTAaggtactctctctttctcgaaCTCCAATCTTAGGTTTTGGAATTTCATGATGTTTCCTATTTCGTTTTTCAATTTCGGatctttctgggttttggtggtTCATGTCATTTCAGTGAATGCATGTATATTATTCTGTTTGGTTGTTTGGGAAATTAAATTTAGCAAAACTGATTGAGCATTTGATTGGGTTTCATTAGTGTAAAAAGTGTTAATATCTGGATTACATTGATATTTAATCTAGTTTGTTGGGGtttcatttgatttgtttgtgggttttgtttgatttgtttgtgggttttgtttgatttgtttgtgtatCTTGTTTCATGGTATTTTCACtgatttgttttgggtttgttttaattttctgatTGTATTTTCGTTTGTGGGTTTGTAAAGCAAATTATGGGTTTGATGAAATGGTTCTATGAACGGTGTATGAGTTGTGAAGTAATAAGTGAGaatattcatttgaaaaaaatgagaacttACACCTGAAAAACAATGGAAGGAAATGGAGTCAACAAAACAATAcatctaagaatttttttttattgggttaaaAATACTCAAATCAAGCCAAGGAacgaaagataaaaaaatattagttcaaGAAGAGGATTATACCTGTGTTTGGAGTGTTTGGACCAAGAGCGATTCTGTGTTTTGCATCTCAGGATGAACCAGAACCTATGGATCTTATATAACATTGGTCCACAAATCTGTTTTCTgcaattacatttttatttttattttatatttacttATCTGGGGGaagggagggaaaaaaagaagaagaggaggaggattATAAAAAAGTCTTTTTCAATTCTTAACCACCCAAAGGTTAGGAACCTCATGTGTAACTAAACATTAAGAAGTTGATGCATTGGGGTGATTGTGCAGAGGTAACACTAAGCTGAAATTAGAAGTTAGAAGTTAGAAGTTAGAAGTTAGAAGTTAGCCGTCCACACTTACTGCACCACCAACAACataaaatttagaagtcaaaCACCATCAAAGAAATCTTAAAAAGTGGGAAACAGAGTCACACCTGCAgacttttgaaaataaagtttgaTAACTACAGATCCAAtgctacaaaaacaaaagcagaaaGTTATAAATCTTAAATATGTATGATAAgattgtacaaaaaaaaaacagtagaCAATATAATTAGCCCAATAAACTCAAAGAGATGGTACCAGAAGAGAATGTAGAGCTGTTTCAGCTTGATTTCCAAGGAAATACTGCAGAGCCATAGCAGCATGCTCCTGCaataggaaaatgctaaaataagTAGGAAGTTTTAACCACCTGAACTAGGAGAAAGATAAAATGACCAGCAAAGGCTATTACCGTGATGCGTCTAAATACATGATAAACTGAAAAACCTCTAGAATGTATGTAGTTGCCTCCCTGTTAAATACAGTAGAAATCAAATACATTGCAGCTAAGCACCCTCaataataaaggaaaaagataatAGTAAAACAATAAGgctcaataattataaaaaataaaaataaaaaaagtacaaagaCAACATAAACATAAGCATTTACAATATGAAAGCCAGGGAAAAACTAAAAGCTTCAAAATAGAAGACAAAATAGATCACAATATGtaaaaagataaagattttGCAAAATAAAGGGGAGGACAAAAGATATCCACACTTCCACTGCCATGAAGACAAGTAGTCAGTTTACCGTTTAGCCCACAAATCTAACAATCTTCAAGTAAAATCTCATATGGCACTTAAAGGAGAAATCAGAATACTCACATAAAATGTAATCAATCTTAACTTGTGATCCGGATATTATCTCAGAGATGAGGAATGGAACAATGAATCATATGGGTCTCCAAGTAAACAGAGAATAGCATGATATGatatttagttaaaaaattaagatatcTGGATATACAAGATTACCTCATCTGGAGAGAAGAAAGCAACTGAGTCAGGGTCAATAGAACCAGCTGGATGCAGAGATACAACTGCTCTGAAGACAGATGGAAACAGCAACTCAATTACAGCAATCTTCTCTACAGCAACCGCACTCAACGATCCTGCTCTTAGTTTATTTGAACTGTGATAATTATGTTCTTTAGATGTTTCCATGGAAGCCTCATTAGTTGAAGAGGGCAGCAAAGAAGCTCTTTTCAACCAGTCCAATCGCTCAtaagtgaaaattttcaaatttggcaCTTCTTTTTCCAAATGCATTAGAACATCTGATAGTGTCTTAAAACCGCTAAGCTCTTCTTGATGATTTTCCATCGGTACTTGGGGACCACAAAGTTTCTTTGAAGCTGATTTGGCATCCTGATCATGTAATCCATCATCAAGGTGAGGAAAAAATCATCTTTTCTGATCAGTGAAGGCCTTGAGAGCTAACCTGCAAATATTCAGAAGCATAACTAATCAGTAACCAGTTGGTGCATGGCCATTGAAGAACATGCAGTGGCAATTTATTAAGACTAGAAGGGGTATGTGCTAagtaatatattaataataacaatatattgatcagtttaacacttaaaacaatTGCTCCTTTAGTATGAGCATGGCAtgactaaaaatataaattcctaCATCCTCAAGAAAATATGTAAGAGCAGAtcaatgtagtttttttttttttttttggtaagtagcAAGATCAATGTAGTTGTATCTTGTATGTAAACCTAATGCAATAGCATTATGAACCAAGAAGTCTCCAGGCAGAAGCCCCATTCCCCAATTGATTAACTGATTCAGACCAAACGCAGCATTGGTAGAATGCGGCCTTGTCGTATGGTCTTTCTTtcacggttttttttttcttttttttttggccagcAGGAGTAGAGCATGCACTACAGCCAAACTTTTATGAATTATGGATCTTCTTCGATTGATGGATAACAACAATAAAGTGGGATAGCAAGTCCTATGCACAAGTTTTAATAGTGGTTTCTAATGCACAAGAATAGAAGCCTTTTTCTTGAGTTGCAGAAGTATGCAACAGGATAAAGGAAACAGATTGAGAAACTTTCTTGAGTCTGGCTATTTGCTAACTTTTTCCTGCTAATGTGAAGCAGTGAGAGGTCAACTGGTTGTTGGACTGAAATATGGTGTGTTCCAGCAAAGCACTGGGTTGTTGGTAACTTCCTTCATATTCATAGAGATAGGTAGAATACATGAGCCTCTCAAAACGTTTGAAAAAGGGCCTTATTAGTTGTTGCATGCATAGGCATGGTAACATCTGAGCAACCTGAGAGAGGGACAGAAATTTCATGATTGAAAGCCACTTGATCCTTTCGATAAATAAAACCAAGGGGCATAGATTGAGACCCAATAGCCCTTCCGGTTCTAGCTTCACCTGGGCTTGATTACTGatctttggcttttttttttttttttttttttttggggctatCCCAAGGTAGTCAAATGCAAAAGGTGACCTTAAGATGCCAAGACCTTGTATTGCCCAAGGCGTGAGGCGACAAAAAGGCGCAAGCCCAATTAAAACGAGGTGCCAAattctaaatatatttattatacataTAGAATTTAAATCATATGTTTATAATGAATTGAAATACTATAATCAATTGTTTTTGACATGTATTGCATGAAGAAATTAGGTCTATTAATGAATTTCAAAATAAGCTTAATACAGTTTAGGTTCCACGGATTATTCTAACAATGGGTTTTATAACAAACTTCTATAAATTCAATAGTATAACAAACTTCTATAACATAGGTAACACTATGTTGGGATGCATGTCTTACAGGTATATGTGCAAATGTACAAGTGTTAAAGAAGTCAAGTGATAGGCTGTTACTAGTAGAAACAGTGATGTCAGGTGGTTGTTGTTAGAGGTGTTTGAGGTAGTCAGTTAGTTGTTACAGCTGATTAAGTAGTTAACAATTGATCTGCTCAATTGTATTGCTGTATTATGATCAATTGATGAATAAACCAGTTTTACCTTTTAgtctttcattctctctctcacatcttAGGAAGCAACGCTACCCTCGAATCTAGCCATCGCCTTAATTTTCATACTCTTTAACTACCCAATATCCAAGATCCTAACACCAAAGCTAGCAATGACAACTGGTGAGCTGCCTTCTCCATGAGAAGATAGGCATCTAAGGTAGTAGAAGATTTAAAATGTACAAGCATTATCTTTAGCATATACAGAtcataattgataaattaagaaattttttaataatcccaggagaacacaaagaacatttAGTATGAGTGTGAAAACATGAAGTTAAAAGAGGCCACCGTAACATTATCAAGAAAGAATAAGTTGAGTACATCTATCTTTATAATGTTATAAGTGGCAGGAAACATGATACTCACACAGTCCATATATGTTCAACCAATTGATAAATAAGCATGCTAAAAGTTCATAACCAACACAAAGCAGAATTAATGAAAGTAGTCATTTTATTTGGTACAgaattcaatttcttttaattgtaaaaGTTTACAAAAATATTCCAACTCCAAAAAATTCATTATGTTTTTTTCTAACTTACCAATTCTAATTTCTTTGATTGCGTAAACATCATCGATTTGCATGTTTTTTGGTATGATTGCGAACTTacgttttttgaagaaaattctattttacagTAGCACTCCTTTGCCCCTACACTATTAATGATCTCACAGTTGCATTGTTTGCAGTATGGAGCCTCGGATTGATGAGGAGTTAGAGGTCTTGGACCCCGGTCCGCGTCAGAGGTCATTGTTGACACGACAGCCATATCATCGATCAGAGGCCATTTGGAATGGCGAGGTGAAATTTCTAGTTCTAACAACTGCTTTAATATTTACGTTGTCTTTGATTGTTAGTTAGCAAGTTCTTTCAATGTTGTATTTCTAGTTCTAACAACCGCTATAATTTTGATCGATTTTGTAGGACTCGGGCCCACTTACGTGCCGTGGTCGCACTAAGGAGATGGCAAACGTTCAGATGCAAGATAATCGAGTCATTGATATTATCAAATTGCTAAGGCTAGAAGGATTGTTTAGAGCCCCTTCAAGAGAGATAGACAATTGCCTAATATCGGCCCTAGTTGAGCGATGGCGGCCGGAGACTCATACTTTCCATCTTCCACATGGTGAGATGACAATCACCCTACAAGATGTGGAGGTAATTTTCGGACTTCCGATAGACGGTGACGTCTTGGTTGGGCCGACTGCTGTGGTGGATGATGCGGGTTGGAGGCGATTGTGTATGGAGTTGCTGGGTTTTAGTCCGCCGAATGACAATAAAACATTGGTGGGGCAAAGAATTCTCATCAGCCGACTTGTTGAGGCAGTTGCAGCGCCATTGCCTCATGACGCAACGGAGATGCAGATACACCGGTATGCCCG
This region includes:
- the LOC126709611 gene encoding mediator of RNA polymerase II transcription subunit 27-like — protein: MENHQEELSGFKTLSDVLMHLEKEVPNLKIFTYERLDWLKRASLLPSSTNEASMETSKEHNYHSSNKLRAGSLSAVAVEKIAVIELLFPSVFRAVVSLHPAGSIDPDSVAFFSPDEGGNYIHSRGFSVYHVFRRITEHAAMALQYFLGNQAETALHSLLHWICSYQTLFSKVCRCDSVSHFLRFL